The nucleotide window GGGGGCGAATCTGCCTCCACTGCGCAGATGCCGCCACGGGAATGACGCGTGGCGCGCGCTGGGCCGCCCGCTGAATCTCCCGACAGCGCATCGTCAGGTGGGCCAATCGGCTCCGCTCTCgcgggccgccaggtgggccaaCCAAGCGAGGGAGACGTGCGCACGGGCTCCCACGTCGACCTGCCCCGACAGGATGAGATATCCTTTGTCGCTGGCGACAGATCCGCTACGAGATCGCGCGCTGACATGGGATCGCGTGCGGATCCTCCCTCCTCCGGCGGATTTTCTGTGCCGCATGCACCTGCAGCTCATGATGTGCCAACCCGGCGAACACGGTCACAACATGGCATTTTAAAACCTCAAATTCGTACAGATGGCACAATTAGGTATGACAAGCTCAAACCTCGTTTTGGTGGTCTGACAACTACTGGTGAACCTCATAACTTGCAAGAAGCTTTGAATGATACAAATTGGAAGAGGGCTATGAATGATGAGTATGATGCTCTTATTAAAAATAAGACTTGGCACTTAGTCCCAccaataaaaaataaaaatatcatTGATTGTAGGTGGGTCTATAGGATTAAAAGAAAGGCAGATGGTCAAATTGACAGATACAAGGCAAGGCTAGTAGCAAAAGGTTTCAAACAGAGATACGATATAGATTATGAAGATACCTTTAGTCCTGTTGTTAAAGCAGCTACTATCAGATTTGTTCTTTCTGTTGCAGTATCCAGTAACTGGAGCCTCAGGCAATTGGATGTTCAGAATGCGTTCCTCCATGGCGTTCTAGAGGAAGAAGTCTATATGAGACAACCACCTGGCTATGAAATTAGAGGCAAGGAAAATCATCTCTACAAACTTGACAAAGCGTTGTATGGTCTAAAACAGGCACCTCGGGCATGGTACTCCAGGTTGTGTGACAAACTTCAAGCACTTGGTTTTAAACCATCAAGAGGGGATACCTCTCTATTCTTTTTTAGAAGAGGAAAGACTATTATGTTTATGTTAGTCTATGTTGCTGATATAATTGTTGCTAGCTCATCACAAGATGCAACTGTAGCTTTGTTGGCAGATTTGAGAAGAGATTTTGCCTTGAAGGATCTAGGAGATCTACATTATTTCTTGGGAATTGAAGTTAAGAAGGTAAAAGATGGCATCCTTCTCACCCAAGAAAAATATGTCATGGATATATTGAAACGTGCAGGCATGACAAACTGCAAGATTTCAAACATGACTCTCTCAACTTCTGAAAAGCTATCAAAGGAACAAGGAGAACCTTTGGGGGCCGAAGAATCAACAAGGTATAGAAGTATGGTAGGTGCTTTGCAATATTTGACATTAACAAGACCGGATATTTGTTTCCCAGTGAACAAAGTTTGTCAGTATTTACATTCTCCTACCTCCCAACACATGACAGCAGTTAAAAGGATTTTGAGATATCTCAAAGGTAATATGAGTACAGGCCTAAAATTCACTAAGTCAGCTTGCAACATTGTTAGTGCCTTCTCAGATGCTGATTGGGCAGGATGTCCTGATGACAGAAGATCAACATGAGGTTTCTGTGTGTTCTTTGGTCCCAACCTGATttcttgaagtgcacgtaagcaAGCTACTGTTTCAAGGTCAAGTACTGAGGCAGAGTATAAATCATTAGCCAATGCAACTGCTGAGATTATTTGGGTCCAAACTCGTCTGCGTGTACTTGGAGTTGCTCATTCGCCAGTTGCTCGTCTTTGGTGTGACAACATTGGTGCCACATATTTGTCAGCAAATCCAGTGTTTCACACAAGAACTAAACATATAGAAGTTGACTATCATTTTGTTCGAGAGAGAGTAGCTAGCAAGCTACTGGACATTCGGTTTATACCCACAGGTGATGAAGTTGCTGATGGGTTTACCAAGGCCTTATCATGGCGAAAATTGGAATATTTTAAGAGCAATCTCAACTTGGTGAAGTTATGATTGAGGGGGCGTGTTAGAATACATTGTAACATGTATATACGGTATAAGTATAAACCGTATATACGCCCGGTACGCCGGGAAGGCTAGCGTGTTGCGTGGTGTTGTAACCAGTAGTTGTGGTTGTTAGGATTCATCCTCATCTTGTATTTCTTTCTTGAGGATCAATCCAACATAACCTAACTACCACCAAATCTTGTAAACCTCTTTGCCTATATAACATGCAACGCGTTCCTGCCAGAGGCATACGCTTCATCCAATCTTTCACTCCTAGCCACGAGCGCACAAACGGTTTAGCAGGAGACGAGTATTGTAGGCTGAACAATGAGTGTGCGTCATCTAGAAGCAATTCAAAAATGCATCCTTTTCCAAATAGTTATGCTTCTCTGTTCTCTCTTATCTCGagaggaaaaaaaagaggagGGAAGTGTGATTTTTCTATATGAGTCTACTATACAGTCTAATAATGTATTTGAATGGTCTGACtaattactactccctccgttctcaaatatttgtctttctaggcatttttAAATAAACACAatatacggatgtatgtagacatattttagagtgtatattcactcattttgctctgtatatagttatttgttgaaatctctagaaagacaaatatttgggaacggagggagtatgatcaAGGAAGATGAGACTTTACAGAAGCAATATATATGCTATGTCCTTCACTGATCAAGGTTATATAAGGTAAACCATCGTTTTTCATAAACAATAAGCTATCTCAAAACCAATCAACAATATATAAGGTAAACCAATTACTTATGGTTGGACGACCCACAGACACCCACTAGGGTGGAGACGGGCGTGCACCTTGGACTACCAATAAGCGTATGGGCGCATTATTGGTTTTACAGCGTTTGTTAATTGTCAATCGCATAAAATTGAACCTGATGGTTACAGCATTGCTGCCGGAGGGAAGACCGAGGGTTGACGGGTGCAGGTGCGGGATAGTCGCCGACGCCAAAGAAAGagtgtgtgcgtgcgtgcgtgcgtgcgtgtgaggGGAGGGGGTAGGCGCAAAGATTACATTGTGGGAGACATGTTTTCGAGGCAGCCTCTTCTAGCAGCTATAGCTGCCGCCATAGCGGCAATCATGGCAATAGCATCAATTTTTCAAGTGGGATTTCTCGAGGCCTTTGCTGATTTTGGAACAAGGTTTGGAGAGAATTTTGCGGCAGCAGCCATAGCGTAGCGGCAGGGTTCCAAGGCAGCAAATAGTGCGGCTGTTGCAGCTATTTCGGGGGTGATTTAATTCCACGGGGTAGAGGGATGGCCGATGTGGCAACGACAAGGTAAAGGAGGCGGCTCAGGAAGCGCGAAACTAGCAGTGCTGGTGGGAGGGGTCAGTTCTAGAGGTCGGGTTGATGGGGATGGCGGCGGTAAATCGATTAACGTGGATTTATGTTTTCCAGGCAAAGCCAAACCTGTTTTTACTGGGGCGCATGGTTATTTTACCTTTTCTCTAACCAGTGGTTCAAATTGTCCTTCTGAAAACAAAATTGAAATAGAGATGCCCAAAGGTGAATCGCCCAAAAGACCAGTATGCAATAATCAACATATGATCTAATATTACTACCACATATGACCTGCACCCTAAGAGATCCCCGTCTCTAGCTACAACCAAACCAGTACAGATCAACGGATGGGCGCAAACGTGACACATATATGTAAGTGTCCGTCAACCGGTCACATACACATTATTACGAGAACCATCACTGCACGCCATCACTATCCGCCCACTGCCTCACTGCCTTCCTCGAAGCACTGTGTGCACACGTACGTGGCTATTTAGTTGTCAGGTCTCACTTTCTGTCATCGGCATGAAGCTCTTATCGCTAGTTATTGTACCCGCTCTTAGCAATCATAAGAAAAACACACTTTTTTGCAAAAATACATTATTACCCGCATACAGTTGTACTGTGAGTTATCATACCAAAAATTGTTTTCTTGTGCAGTGACCATAGAATAAAGTTAATTTGACCCATCCATTCTAAACAAGTTGATCGACCTACACAATCAATGATGGTCTCTTTCTTGGCCCGTGGATGGGGCAAGTCGTATCACAACGACTGACCAATCGAAAACACTACAAATGGTTGATGGTACCGTATATATTAAGAACGGAAAATGTTGAACACATTTCTACTCGGTGTATAAGGAAGCACACTATAGTGTTTGATCTACCCATCTAAACAGGCTGATATCGTGTTTGATCTCGCCAAAACTCAAATACCAACTTCCGGCTGAAGAGAAAATGCATGCATGTTTGTATGGGTATGTTTTATAATTTATTTTAATTTACTTTCTGCAATCATTATTTCCCTCAATACTGTTTATAAATATTAATTGCAGCATATGTGTATGATACATATAGGTCAGCCATCCGTATCCATTGTTGATAATCCAATTATGTGCAGATGGAGTTGTTGTCTCTTGACGACGATGTTGTACCTCCAGATAGGGACAGAAACTAGACATATTAATATCGTCGATTTTTCATAAATGACAAATCAATCTAGTGATTACATGAGCATATAGCTATTGACacattaaaatgatttatttgcTTTTCTGGGCCATAACTGCACAAAAAAAAAATGGCCCCTCCATTTTGGACAAGCAGATGGGAGGACACAAATGTGGTGCTGTTTTTTTGGCTTTATTTGATGGATGGATATACTCACTAACCAAAATGTCGTCTGATAACCAAAATTCAAATCTGATTCCGAGATGATATGCTCCTAGAAGGGTTTCTCATCTTTGATTTCTAAAGATTTCAGATTTGTGTGAATTTGTTTTTTAATTTACTGTTCACTCTGGTGCAAATGCGCATGAGCTCCGAAACGTAGCTCTCATCTGGGAGGAAAATAATATGTTTTTAATATGATACTTCATCATATCGATTTGCATAGACAATTAAATAGTCTCACAAGCTTTAGGTTCTTCACATGTGTACAATTAATTCATCGGTGTTTTTACAAATGGTATGGTGAATAGTTATATAAGTTTGAGCCAATTTCAAATGTGCTAATGCACTTTTTAGCAAAGACATAACAAATTAACATTTTCTCCACGCACAAAAAAACTACTCTTTGGACTTCTCTACGTGATTTCATACACCATAAACGGGACTTGTAATTTTTGTGTATGTAATATAGTTTTGTTTCTGGCCGTATTGTTGCACATAATACTCTTATCTAAAAATAATATTTTAAGCTGGTTATTTGCATCATGCAGAATCATCAACTATCTATAACTAAGATAGCTACGATGCATTTGATATTTATGGAGACAAGATCAAAACCATTTGGGATATTTAGAAGGGAATCACTAGGTTTGGTTTCCAATGAAAAGAAAACAACAACACAACTAAGAAGAGCCACGCCAGTAAATAAATTGCACTGTATCTTTATAGGTCCAAGCAAAAAAAAAGTGTTTACCTTCAAGGATGCGTTCTGTTGCAGTAAACAACTCAACATATCAGTATGGTGCAACATCGTGGTGCATCAAGTCATGATCACTATGTGCACCATCTATATTTATCTTGGCAGCATACATAGTGCATATAGATTAACCAGAAGTGTGGAGTAGTTCATAGCGTCTTCACCGATGATGGTGTTGCAGTCGTATCAATAGCGAGGAATCAATCTTTTGTTTGTGCATGTTTATAGTTCCTTTTGCGCGAATCATATTCTCACTTTTTATTTATACTTATCTCACTTGCACGCCAATTTTGTCAGTGACTTGCTTGACCAAGCTAAGAAAAAGCCGTGAATTTTTTGTATGCACATATCGATCTTGAatgcataatcttttctgtagCTCAGATTAGAAGTGTTATATGCTACTTGTACATCTTCAATGGTTGTGACAAATCTGCGTCGGTGGTTCCAAGAGAAGATGCAATGGCTATGATCACTGATCAGTGAGCATAGTGCAACGCATCTATACTCGCAAGTGTTCAATAGGAGTCCGTGACAACATACCGGTAAAACATCTAAACTCGCACATACTAAAAGTGTCGTGATGCCGTCCAAGTAGGTCTAAATTTTCTCGATGGTGTGCTGTTTTGTGTAGACACATCTCTACCACTAAGATACCATAATTTTAGATCCATAAACCTCCACCATCCTTTTTATTGGTTTAACAATATACAATAGATAATAATTTTATTTAGAAGTACATTTAAACCCATTTTATTACAAGTATCTTATTGAAGATTGCGGTGATATGATGGACTACCGTGTACATGATTCCATGTATCGCATTCAGACGTAGGCAGCACATTTAAGAGCTAGCTGTTGTAGGCAGACTGCTTACTATGGTGTTGAGCCAATCTTCAGCAATGTAGTGGTAGGCTGCCTCCGTCAGGTGGACACCGTCCCAGAATAGATGAGTGGACGGATCTTCGCACGTCGTCGCGGCTTCATCACCACAAGCGACCGAGAGGTTGTAGTGGTACCTCCCACGTCCTCCACAGCAAACTCTAAGAACATCGTCTTTTTTAATCCCTGCAACCACCGCATAACTGAACTCATCAACTTCTGCAATGTTCACCACTACTACTCTATTTTCTAAACCTTACGAATCAAGATTCATGCTGAACAATGGATTCAAAAAGGTGTGCAATATGTTTGGACAAAACTCTAAGCGAGATAAATCTCAGGGCACTTCCAACAATGAAGAGCGTATACACAGAATTATACTGACCGAATTTCTCAGGCGCCTTGACCATCTCCATAACGTGGTTGAACAGGTCAGTGTGGATGATGGTCACATCGGGGTGCTCCTCCTGCAGCTTCTGGACGGCGTCTCGCAGCAGAGAGTTGTGGAGCTTCACGATCTCGTTGGGCTCCTTGAGACAGCCGGTGGTGGCGTCGTATTCCGAAGCATCGGCGTCCTCGAAGGTGACGAGGATCGGCGGCGCGCATCCGGACGGGATCATCCCAGGGACGACCAGAGTCTTCGCCCCATGCTCGATCACTCTCTGCTTGTTGCATTAGTTACATGATGTTAACATGCATGTACGCTGACTGAAAACAGCCGGAGTGACATGAGGAGCATGATGAGTCAAGTAGTCTTGCCTCGGCACCCATGGAGATGGTCTGGATGAGATCTGGCACGAATGATCTGATTTCTTGCATGCTCTTCTTCCCAAAGGAGTAGTGGTAGTCGTTGATCCCGAACTCACCCACGAAGAAGAGTGATCTGCCAAAGAAATCCTTGCACTCTGCAGTGAAGCATTTCTCCTCTTGATTATATGTACGCACATCAAGTGTTTGGTTAATGGTGCACCACGGTTTGAACAATATATCATTACCATGTGTAATCATCAAACTCATTATATTTAAACTTATGTTGACATATTCACCATAGTGATTTATCTTTTTCAAATCAGTTTTTTCTCTACACTTTGTTTACTGTGTATGTTCATCACGTTTGATATTCATCCATAAGATGTTGCATCCTACGCTGGCCTAGGTTAGTGACCATAATCAGTTGACTTAACCAGTACTTCTTCAAACCCGGGTGGCAGCCGTTTCATATTAATTTATATGCATTTTCAGTTCAATCCACTGTGTGAAGCTAAGTAAGTATATAACCTTGGTCCGTTTGGCACAAGGAAGGCTTGAGCTCCTCGAACCAGCCAAGCTGCACTTCGAGGCTGGTGTTGAGGGGAAACAGGCTGGCGCCGGGAGGGTCCCCGATGTGGAAGAAGCTGGAGTTGAGAGCGGTGGCGCCACCAACGGCGAAGTTCGCGCCCTGCTGGAAGCTCCCCTTGTGTGACAGGTACGGTGGCACGAGAGGCAAGCCTAGGCCTTGAGCTGAAAATCATACGTTGATCACCTTGAAATACACATATATAGGCAGGGAGGGA belongs to Triticum urartu cultivar G1812 chromosome 7, Tu2.1, whole genome shotgun sequence and includes:
- the LOC125522141 gene encoding GDSL esterase/lipase At5g45910-like, with amino-acid sequence MGSGGRLVLAAFVAVALAILLPSTEAASLRGGEPFESIFAFGDSFTDTGNNPIVFGWYNVFDVVMRPPYGMTSFGGLPTGRNCNGRLIIDFIAQGLGLPLVPPYLSHKGSFQQGANFAVGGATALNSSFFHIGDPPGASLFPLNTSLEVQLGWFEELKPSLCQTDQECKDFFGRSLFFVGEFGINDYHYSFGKKSMQEIRSFVPDLIQTISMGAERVIEHGAKTLVVPGMIPSGCAPPILVTFEDADASEYDATTGCLKEPNEIVKLHNSLLRDAVQKLQEEHPDVTIIHTDLFNHVMEMVKAPEKFGIKKDDVLRVCCGGRGRYHYNLSVACGDEAATTCEDPSTHLFWDGVHLTEAAYHYIAEDWLNTIVSSLPTTASS